The DNA window AATCAgctgcacttttatttttttcacactaGATAAACAAGTGAAATCAGTTCAGTTTGCTTAATTAGTTCACaaatttttacatgttttaccgTCAACTCTCTGACATGCGTCCTGCTTCTGTTTCTCAGCCAATTTAGTGTTTCACCAGACGGTGGAGCGCATCCACGTGGGGAAAAAGTTTGGAGACATCCCGAGAGGAATTTTCATCGTCAGAGGGGAAAACGTAGTTCTGCTTGGAGAGATGGTACTGGCATTCTCactttgctctttttgtttgttactgTGATGCAAACTGGAGTCCAGCAGCGTTGCATTATTgcaaaaattaaaccaaaaagttGCTGCTGGTCAAGTGTTAGGATAATTTTAATACgctcagaggaggagatgaaaaTATGACCAGGTGGCAATGATGATGCGCTGACATAAGTTAAGATTATAGAAAAATGTGATAATGATTTCATGTATCACTACAGAGTTATTCTTTTTTCTCGATTGTAAGAGAATATATTTAATGTAGTGTACGTTTTAAGTTGTATTTACAAGTTCTTGACACTTATCAAAACACCCCATTTGGAATACTGATGTGGGAATATTTGCAAAAGTTTCTTTGCCAAAATATACAATTTCAGTTCAAATtcaataatgaaaaagaaatatttatttacccCAAAGGACAACTAAATGTCTTATAGTGTTTCCAGTTAGTCATCGTGGTTTGTGATTCTCTGGGCAGGACTGAtctctggtagcagtcagtcctGCAAGAAACCTAAAAAGGCTTCTGACTTAAGATTGTTCCTGTATGATAGTCTCGTGACTGTGATGATATGATATAGGCTCAATTTCAAGGTATccttgtattttaaaaaaaatgaaagcagatgTATGTTATTAAAAGGTCAAATCTTTATTCTCAAATGTCCAACACATGAGCTTTAATAATTGACCTGTATAGTATTTGTCACAGTTAACTGACTTGTAATTGTTCTTTATTCAATTAAGTTCAGTATGTGGAATGCCatcaaaaacatctacaaaaaaGCTACTGGAGCATGTTAGAAAACTGACTGAACTATATAAGCAGCAGCTAACAATAACAGTTGGTAActttaaaaagctaaacaaattaTCCTTTTATTTCTCCACTAACCTGTCTTCTTGTAAGgaactttaaaaagtaagttgAAAACACTCAGTCTAAAGTCCAAACCCtacagaaaaagattttatttttgaatattgaaCATACTTTGAGTGCAGTaagaacaacaaaatgacacttttctgaaaacagaaaatagtagTAGAGATTTCTTCTTGTCCAGGGTTTACTGACCTTTAAACTGATGTTGGACCGCACTGCAGCGACAGCCAATCTTCTAGGCCAACACACAGAGCAAGGCTGAGTCATAGAGCTTGTCACACTCTAAATGTACATCATGCATTGAGTCCTAAATGTGTACTGGCAATAATACAGCCTGTGCTATTACATTAGCTTCAGAATGCCTTCTGTCTACTGTTGGTAGTAAACGTGCAGAGTCCTCCACTATTTTTATCACCCCTGATAACACTGTGTAAAAAGCCTTTAAATGAACTTGTTTTTCTATTGCGTGAGCTTCATATCTCTcagagaaatgcaaaaaaagaaatccagcttttctttttactacaTTTATTCAGCCAGGAAACAGTCATGCATAAAGAAATACAAGTTACAAGTGGTACTCCTAGCACTTCATATAAACATAATGTAACtgaagcatttgtttttaatcctggctttttgaaaaataatgaagtttCAAGGAACTTCCAGTTAGTAATCTATGACTTTGTTCTACTGAGGTAAAAATACGACATGACACACAGGGACATTTATCTTTACCACGCTTCAAAGTGTGAAAGAGTAGTtgacaggcttttttttttcttttctttttttataaacgTTACGGAGCTGCATACATTTGTGTAAACCAGAAAATGTctataaggaaaaaaaatgccgCCAAGCTAAACTTGGTTCATATGTGCCACTAGAGCTACTATTAAACTAGGAAATtagtatgaaaaataaaagctatttcTCTCCAACATACTAGATTTAACTGCGCTGTAATTTTTAACTAGAACCATGGCCGGATGAGGCTAAGATTGAGCTGTTCTGCAGCACacactgcaggtgtgtgtgtgtgtgtgtgtgagtgcgtgcgtgcgtgtagTGTAGTGTAGTGTTAAAGATAAATTTGTGGAAAACCACATAATGCAGATTGTCATTCATTGTGCAGgatctttttccttctcttccaAAAGCCCATCAAAATCTTGTTACGATTTTGGTGATTAATGGACTGCTTGACATTCAAGGATGCAAAAAACCCttcatgtttataaaaaaagtgaaaataggGCATCATCTGGCCTTTTAACAGAATAATGACTCAATACATATGGCCAAACAATGCAAAAATGGATCACCAGGCAAAAATTAACCTTCTTCCAAGGTCATCACAGTCCCAAATCGAAACAAAAAACCTTGCGAGTGAGCTGAAGAGGGCAAGATAGAGAACCAAGGACTCTGGTGACCTAAACGGATTGTTTAAAGAGCAGTAAGATTTCTCTGTATGCTCTAATTGGGTAGTAAAGAGAAAAGTTGTCCTTCAGTCACATGGGTTGTTGTACAAAATCTGAACAGCAGGGGGTGCCAACGAGATTAttctgctgcaataaaaaatatatgcttTTAAGGATTTTTAGACATAATTGCTAGAGGTGTCAGTAAGCATGGAAGTTATTATTCTGTCCACATTTACTGGTACATTAATCATAGTTCTATCTAATGTATAACCTATTTAAATTAAGACTAGATCAAATGTATATGGATGTGATATTAACATGATCATCACTTTGATTTagagttttgtctgatttagtCTCCTTTACCATTTTAGGTTAATTTCATCAGTCATGTATTtctcataaattttttttaataactggtAAACGGGTgtaaatgctgctgctgattttttttgctgGCCCCCTTTGATGAGACATTAGTTGCAGAACAGTTGGGGAGTCAGTGTTTGAAGAAGCAGAGGACATAACGTGTGGATCTTTAGTAAAGTTGTATGTGTCATAAACAGTTGGGCTGTGACGTGgagtgtgtgtctctctctagGACGTGGATAAGCCCTGCGACACCATCCTGCAGCAGGTCTCCATCGAAGAGATCCTAGAGGagcagcggctgcagcagcaaGCCAAGCAGGAGACGGAGAAAGTCAAGATGCAGGTCCTGAAGGATCGAGGCCTTTCTATTCCCAAAGCGGATAACTTGGACGAGTACTAAAGCAGCTTTCTTTCCGGggtgtttttttctcacaagcctttttctcagtttgtatCGGACTGGTAACTTGTACCTTTGATCCGAGGAGTTTTGTGGGCAGAATTATCAAGTTTACTGTACTGGTcgatttttatttgaagtgtttGGAGGAAAATGTGATCAGCTCGTCTCAGTTTTGCAAGATCATGGTAgcaaagttaaaacagaaataaataaatggtttcCCAAATTACTGTTCGTAGTTTTGAGTACATAGAAGCACTTTGTATTTTGTCATAATGTGGTGAGCTTTCATGTTTGAGGATGTCTGCATCTGCTAATGATGAGCACTACTTTCTCAAATAAAAGAATGATTAGTTTGTCATTATGGGAGCTGCTTGGGAAAACATCTAATCACATGATCTAATCGTTCCTCTGTCTCTGATGCATGCATTGCTataaaagctgtttatttttagaataacCCATCAGGGTGCGTCCTGCGGAGTGACCTCCTACACGGGACTTTGCAGATCTACAAGCAAAAAGCATCATTCTCTGTGGCAATTGAATTAAGGCAGATCAGTGGATCAGACAGCCTGTGTCCTGCTGTAGAGATCACGGCGCGTCCGGACAGATCGATCCTATCTGCCCTCATCGGTCAATAATCCGCCTGTTAATTGTTTGGACTAATGATGATCATGTAACAGAGCTCCCGTGCGGGAGTCTTATTTTGCATGCAGCCCACTATTAAACCAATTATTGCC is part of the Poecilia reticulata strain Guanapo linkage group LG9, Guppy_female_1.0+MT, whole genome shotgun sequence genome and encodes:
- the lsm1 gene encoding U6 snRNA-associated Sm-like protein LSm1, yielding MNYVPGTASLIDDIDKKHLVLLRDGRTLIGYLRSIDQFANLVFHQTVERIHVGKKFGDIPRGIFIVRGENVVLLGEMDVDKPCDTILQQVSIEEILEEQRLQQQAKQETEKVKMQVLKDRGLSIPKADNLDEY